atgcctcacacatgctagacaagtgttttaccactgaactacatcctgaGCCTGAAACCTACCTTTTCTTTacttacatcttttttttattgtttgtttgtttagtactagtgattgagcccagaggccctttctcactgagctccatccctagtactttttatttttattttgagacagggtttcactaagttgctgaggccttgtatttgtgatcctcctgcctcagcctctggagaagctgggattatagccatgtgcCATCACTGGGGCTTCTTTACTTACATCTTAGAATTTCTTGTCGACCTGAATCCTCTGCTCAGAGAACAGTCCAGAGAAAGGTATCTAAATTCAAATTCAACCAACAGACTGCAGCTTTCTAAGGAAGGACCCTCTAAGACCATCTGGACCTAGTCAATGACCTTTGGAGAAAAAGACCTGGATGGAACCTACCTAGCTGCTCCCGAAGACTCCTTACTTCCTCTTCCAGCTGATTGCTGCGGGTTTCCAACTTCTCCTTCAGGGCCTGGTGCTGGCGGCTCATCTCTGAAGCAGGGGTAGTGGGTAGCCAGGAAGTCGTGTAGGCATGGAGACATGGAGAAAGGAAAGTTGTAGATGGAGAAGACTTTACTTAGTCCAGAGAGGCCGGAGCATAAGGACcttcttaatttttcttgtgATGATGCTGAGAAGGTGGAAACCCCTGAAAATCTGGGGAAGGGTTAGAAAACCGGACCCCTGCCTGATGCTGAAGTACAAgcttgtaattctagctactcaggaggctgaggcaggaggaggatcacaagttagagaccagcatgggcaacttagtgtgaccctgcctcaaaaattgAAAGAACTAAGGATAtggttcagatttttaaaaagaaagaaaaggagaagaagaaaaaacagaaaaccaaactGCCTTCTCCCATGCAGTTTGGGATGAGGAACCTAGCTTTTCTTTCCACTTATTCTCATTGGATAAATGAGATAATGGCTATGACTGCATTTTGTACCCCCACAAAGCAACACATGGCATTAGGGATTCTGGAAGGTGCATGCCTGGGATGCCAGGGATCTTCCTTGGATTCTTTGCTTCCTTGGGGCCCTTTGGTTGTCCTCTTTTAGGGCCCTGTCTTCTGCTCACCTGCTCACCCTGTCACATACCTGCATATATAGCCTTCTCTTCACTTCGGGCCTCTTTGAGCTCTGCCTCTAACCCTTGCAACTTCTGCTTCAGCAGCTCTTCGGAAGCCTTGGCTCTACGGGACTCATCCCTCCGCAGAGCTGTGAACAGCAGCAGAGCTGCCTTTAGTGTGACCCTGTGACACAACCAGTCCCCATGGGCTGGATAAGCTCTTCCCACCCCTGAAGAGCTGGTGGCAGGGCGTCCAGCCCTTTGCTCTGTTTGTTCCTCTAGAATCTCACAGGCTCTTCATTACCACAAAGGAAAAACTCCTTCTCTATTCTGGCCGTGGACAATAGCTTCCCTGGTATGttggcatagctcagtggtagagcccttgcctagcatgtatgaggccctgggtttgatcccagtcAGGGAATTTGGGAAGAAGCATCCCTCATCAACCCTCACTGCCTACCGCCgcgccccgcccccccccccatagTCCTTTTCCATTAGGGGTCGGTTAGAATTTGGCTTAGCCCTGTGCTTATCCCTTCGATCCCCCAAGGACCCAGAAATGCCACTTATGCTGTCCCCAGAATCTTCACCCTTCTCACCCAAGTGGTCCAGGAGCAGCTCCTTCTCCAGCACCATTAGTCTGTGCTTGGCCTCGGCCTCCACATCTGCCCTGGCAAGTTGGCAGAGCCTTAGTTTATCATAATCTCAGTCCCACCCCCACCTTACCCCACCCCTGGACTTTCCTTCATGAGATCAGAGGACCACCCAAAGAAGGGTGCCTCCCTGATAGGACATGTAGAAGCAGGGGTCCCACCTGTACCCACTCTGACTTACCAACACtcaagttctttttcttcttctgtgtccCAGATTTCCTACCTTTTTCTTTGGTCTTAGGTGGCATGTCCTGGCTGTCCTGAGGGAGGGGGGATTTTATAGTTCTAGACATAGGAATGCTTTCCTAACCCCTAGACTTAACCAGGAGACTTGAGTGATTTAGAATTCTAGTTTTCAAGTCTGTCTCACACTTGTTGGAAGCTTTACTTCTTGGTTTCCTGGGAACCTTAGGCAGGGCTGGAGTCTGCAGGAAGGGCTGCTCTATATAGAGAAGTCATTCCTCCCAACCCTCTGTTAGGGAAAATAAATCTCTGTACCAGTTTGCTCCCTTTTCCCTCCATCCTCACCCCACCTTTTCCTACCTATAGGATGTTTTCTTGCCTTTGTGGGGTCTCCTTGTGGAGTGACCCACTCACAGGGAAGGGCAGAGAGAGGCCCAGATAGAGCCTGAGGAGGAGCCTGTGTCCTGGAAACCAATCCAGGCTGGCAAACTTCCTTCAGGGGCAGGACAGAGAACCAGAAGGTTGGGTTTCTGGAGGCTACATGTTGTCCAGGCAACTGGAAAACACGGAATTCAAAGGAAGGTGTAATGGGCTGTCAGCTCACAAAGCTAAAAATACAAAGATCCTTGAAGGTCACTTCTCCCCTTCTCCcaaaatcttaaatatattttgaagtgaaAGGGCTTTGGAGCTGATTAGCTAAGATGTACTTCCAGGTGGGTGCTGCCTGCAATTTGGAGAGTAAGGAATTATAGATGTACATAGTGTTGTGCTGATATAGAAGAAGAATGACATGGCCATCCTGGCAGTTTTCATCTCAAGATCCCACAGGCAAGAGGACATTAAACTTACAACTGAATATTCCCCTTCAGAAAGGCATTTTACAGTGTCTGAGGGAAATAATGCAGAAGCAGGTAGTTAGGAGAGTTTTCCACTTTAGAGAAGTGAGAACGGAGGAGAGGTGGATCCATGGACTTCAGGATATTGGCCCAGAGGGATGCAAATGTCAAGGAAAAGGCAGTGGTTAGAGACAGGAGACATGAGTCCTAGTCCCCTCAATGGATGTATAAACTTGGGCAAGCTACTTAAATTTTCTCAGACTCTTTAAATCTTTGATTTTGAAACTCCTGAAAGTCCTGGATTTTTGCTGGGCATTTACAAGACCATTTTCTCTCACAGTACTTAATCTATGTCGGCATTTCCCCTATTCCTATATATAGATGATCTGCAGACAGCTGTTGAGAAACTACCTCTAGAGGTTCCCTGCCACAGAGAGTTGGTTGGCGCTCCCTCTAGTGGACACACTTggcctcctgcatctcctccatTTTCGCTTTATATTTATAGGACAGCGTCTGGTGACTCCCTTTTGGGGATGCTTCCTAGAATCCTGCCAGAGTCACAAGTGGTTGGAAAGATAAATTTGGGGCAGAGAGTATGAAGGGTGGCTTGCTCTTGGTAGGtggcccccaccctccccccagCCCCGGGGGTGTCTGGAGCCATGTCATCTGTTAGTCACTTGGATCTCTGGGCCATATAGTAGGAATTTCAGAGCTTTTCTCCTTGTGGATTAAGGGAACTGCAGACTCTTTTTATAGGTATTTTTAGTTAGTCACTTGGATCTCTGGGCCATATAGTAGGAATTTCAGAGCTTTTCTCCTTGTGGATTAAGGGAACTGCAGACTCTTTTTATAGGTACTTCTCTCTATCCCTGTTCCCCTAAACCTTTTTGGTCAATTGCCTATTGTCAGAAGTAGATCTTCAGAAATGAACATGAGATCTGGAAATGAAGTCTTGTCTCTGAGAAGCAGGCAGATGCAGGC
This portion of the Ictidomys tridecemlineatus isolate mIctTri1 chromosome 4, mIctTri1.hap1, whole genome shotgun sequence genome encodes:
- the Drc12 gene encoding dynein regulatory complex protein 12 isoform X1, producing MPPKTKEKGRKSGTQKKKKNLSVDVEAEAKHRLMVLEKELLLDHLALRRDESRRAKASEELLKQKLQGLEAELKEARSEEKAIYAEMSRQHQALKEKLETRSNQLEEEVRSLREQLEMCQKEAKAEREEAEQALRERDQTLTQLRAQVVDMEAKYQEILHGSLDQLLAKLRAVKPHWDGAVLRLHAKHKEQLRQFGLNPLDL